In the genome of Chloroflexota bacterium, the window GGAGGTGGACCTGCGATCGCCGTCGTTGCAGTCCCTGTTGCGCGCCGCCGATTGGGAGGTGGCGGTTGACGCCGCCGAGATCGCCGAGGATGACCTGCGTCGGCGTGTGGCCGAGATCCTCTCGGCTGAGGAGTTGGTGCGGGAGCGTCGCCGTCGCCAGGGGCAGCCGGCGCGCACATACGATCTGCGCCCACTCATCGAGACGCTGCGATTGGAGGGCCGGGACGATCAGGGATGGCCGGTGTTCTGGATGCGGTTGCGTTCCGAGCCGGGTGCCACCGGCCGACCGGATGAGGTGCTGGACGCGTTGGGGCTGGGTGGGCGTCCCAATCGGATGGAGCGCGTCGCGTTGCATTTCGCCCCGGAGGAAGAGGAAAGGTCGGATGGCCCGGCCTCCCCCGGGCAGTGA includes:
- a CDS encoding DUF2344 domain-containing protein, with the protein product MTQPVQRLRMIFTKGEPIRWISHLDVARMWERILRRADIPVAYTRGYNPQMRIQFASALPTGCSGRAELADVWVMQAISPEAFAERVREELPMGVELLKVWEVDLRSPSLQSLLRAADWEVAVDAAEIAEDDLRRRVAEILSAEELVRERRRRQGQPARTYDLRPLIETLRLEGRDDQGWPVFWMRLRSEPGATGRPDEVLDALGLGGRPNRMERVALHFAPEEEERSDGPASPGQ